A stretch of candidate division KSB1 bacterium DNA encodes these proteins:
- the nusA gene encoding transcription termination factor NusA: MKSEIVEAFKEMAKERNIDKEVLAEIIESVFMGMIKKRFGTTDNFDIFVNFDKGEIEIYQNKKIVEEVTDETCEIDLESARKVEPDLEIGDDFVEIIDPSSFGRRLILSARQNLTQRLRELEKESTYQEFSQRVGEIVSGDIRQVTAREGVYIVVDRTEVLMPPSEQIPTEHYRRGETIKAVVKRVEQTPKGPQVIVSRADEQFLIRLFELEVPEIADGIIEIKAVAREPGERTKIAVYSNDKRIDAVGACVGMKGIRIQSIVKELNNEKIDIIPWSSEPEIFVSRALSPAKPSRIILDEDNKTVIAMLPDDQISLAIGRGGQNRRLASRLTGYDIQPVKESEYRDLIKMELLKDRPLTTVSELRPSVVRKLMSAGLQNVRDVLESDIQGLMNIRGIGQKTAEEIVAAVTKELNE; this comes from the coding sequence ATGAAGAGTGAAATAGTCGAAGCCTTCAAGGAGATGGCAAAAGAACGGAACATCGACAAGGAGGTCCTGGCCGAAATCATCGAGTCGGTGTTCATGGGTATGATCAAGAAGCGTTTCGGGACGACTGACAACTTTGACATCTTTGTAAACTTTGACAAAGGCGAGATCGAAATATACCAGAACAAAAAGATCGTCGAAGAAGTCACCGACGAGACCTGCGAAATCGACTTGGAATCGGCGCGAAAGGTAGAGCCGGACCTGGAGATTGGCGACGATTTTGTGGAGATCATTGACCCGAGCAGTTTTGGGCGCAGGTTGATCCTTTCTGCGCGTCAGAACTTGACGCAACGGCTTCGCGAGCTGGAGAAGGAATCGACCTATCAGGAATTCTCGCAGAGAGTGGGAGAGATCGTTAGTGGCGATATCCGCCAGGTGACGGCGCGCGAGGGGGTCTACATCGTCGTGGACCGCACGGAAGTGCTCATGCCGCCTTCTGAGCAAATCCCCACCGAGCACTATCGGCGCGGGGAGACCATCAAGGCGGTGGTCAAGAGGGTGGAGCAAACCCCGAAGGGCCCCCAGGTGATCGTGTCGCGCGCCGATGAGCAGTTTCTGATCCGGTTGTTCGAGCTGGAAGTGCCCGAAATCGCCGACGGCATTATCGAGATCAAGGCTGTGGCCCGGGAACCCGGCGAGCGGACGAAAATTGCCGTCTATTCCAATGACAAAAGGATTGATGCGGTGGGTGCGTGCGTAGGGATGAAAGGGATTCGTATCCAGTCGATCGTCAAGGAGCTCAACAACGAAAAGATCGACATCATCCCTTGGAGCAGCGAGCCAGAGATTTTCGTCAGTAGGGCGCTCAGTCCGGCCAAGCCCTCTCGCATTATTCTGGACGAGGACAACAAGACGGTCATCGCCATGCTGCCGGATGACCAGATCTCGCTTGCGATTGGCAGAGGTGGTCAGAACCGGCGCCTGGCTTCGCGGCTGACGGGGTATGATATACAGCCTGTGAAAGAGTCCGAGTACAGAGACCTCATCAAGATGGAGTTGCTCAAAGATCGGCCGTTGACCACCGTTTCGGAATTGCGACCGTCGGTGGTGCGAAAGCTCATGAGTGCAGGGCTGCAGAATGTGAGGGACGTGTTGGAATCTGACATTCAGGGTTTGATGAACATCCGGGGCATTGGACAGAAGACGGCAGAGGAGATTGTAGCAGCTGTCACCAAGGAGCTGAACGAGTAG
- a CDS encoding ribosome maturation factor RimP, producing the protein MADTHDIRRLVEQALADEEVDLLDVALRGRPGRQLLRVLVDVEGGITLDHCARLAQKISDMLDRKDPIPGSYTLEVSSPGVDWPLRTERDFRRNLRRTLKVEFQDGEATRVLIGVLQEVGPEYIVIDCAGQLQRVALETVRLAKVQPKW; encoded by the coding sequence ATGGCCGACACGCACGATATCCGTCGCCTGGTGGAGCAGGCGCTCGCGGACGAAGAGGTGGACCTCCTCGATGTAGCACTTCGCGGAAGGCCGGGGCGCCAGCTGCTCCGGGTGCTAGTGGACGTGGAAGGGGGTATCACGCTCGACCACTGCGCCCGCTTGGCGCAGAAGATCTCGGATATGTTGGACCGGAAGGACCCTATCCCCGGGAGCTACACGCTGGAGGTTTCTTCGCCTGGCGTGGACTGGCCGCTACGCACAGAGCGCGACTTTCGCCGCAACCTGCGTCGTACGCTGAAAGTCGAGTTTCAGGATGGCGAGGCAACCCGTGTCTTGATCGGCGTATTGCAGGAGGTGGGCCCGGAATACATCGTCATCGATTGTGCGGGACAACTTCAGAGAGTGGCTTTGGAGACTGTTCGTCTCGCCAAAGTACAACCCAAATGGTAG